The following proteins come from a genomic window of Chryseobacterium glaciei:
- a CDS encoding helix-turn-helix domain-containing protein produces the protein MMKAKFLFLIILFSGVLLAQNNQIDTLKNYSFSDLETKYYEYNSIDKIKDASLISYYYLQKAKREKNNEKIVEGYVLMHFNEPFLNALKYLDSVQSFTRDSKKETYPARIYLLRGNLYFRYDHQKEALNNYILGLKYAKEKRNKRQIAFAEISIAYLNNYIGKHYEAAKKLKYYLYNAPYLSESELADIHLNLTSTYLDIQKMDSAKVLIGEGLRSSKQNNIYRYNQYLSLLGLYNLKLKNYQIAIDNLEQSKKYFIDEQSNALSINYSTLYLGQSYAGLGKKEKAIKNFIAIDSTVQKTNNTFPELREVYPYLIEYYKDKNDKEKQLYYIDRFLKIDKKLDSQFRYISRELPRRYDAPNLIKEKENIINELENKKIILYVSICTLILILLLLGYLYFKSKKSEKKHRKIAQDLLKSVYKNSDIQNYKGEHQDTSSNLVQFENTDYKIIRVTSEEVAQNILKELDIFEAKELFVQKGTTLSSVAKKVKTNSRYLSEIINIYKGKNFATYLNDLRIDYAITRLANDRKFRSYKIPFIAEELGYNNDQAFALAFKKRTGTTLSIYLKEIEKTKV, from the coding sequence ATGATGAAAGCTAAATTTCTTTTTTTAATAATTTTATTTTCCGGAGTATTATTAGCTCAAAACAATCAAATTGACACTCTAAAAAATTATTCATTTTCCGATTTAGAAACGAAATATTATGAGTATAATAGTATTGATAAGATAAAGGATGCAAGTTTAATCAGCTATTACTATCTTCAAAAAGCTAAAAGAGAAAAAAACAATGAAAAAATTGTAGAAGGTTATGTCTTAATGCATTTTAATGAACCTTTTTTAAACGCATTAAAATATCTTGACAGTGTACAGTCTTTTACAAGAGATTCTAAAAAAGAAACTTACCCAGCACGTATTTATTTATTAAGGGGAAACTTATATTTTCGATACGACCATCAAAAAGAAGCACTAAACAATTATATACTAGGGTTAAAGTACGCTAAAGAAAAACGAAATAAGCGGCAGATTGCTTTTGCAGAAATTAGTATTGCATACTTGAATAATTATATAGGGAAACATTACGAAGCCGCAAAAAAATTGAAATATTATCTATATAATGCCCCATATCTTAGTGAAAGCGAACTTGCAGACATTCACTTAAACTTAACAAGTACTTATTTAGATATTCAAAAAATGGACTCTGCTAAAGTGCTTATTGGAGAGGGTTTGCGATCATCAAAACAAAATAATATTTATCGTTATAATCAATATTTATCACTACTTGGCTTATATAATTTAAAATTAAAAAATTACCAAATAGCTATTGACAATTTAGAACAATCTAAAAAGTATTTTATTGATGAACAATCAAATGCTTTAAGTATAAATTATTCAACATTATATCTTGGGCAATCATATGCCGGGTTAGGTAAAAAAGAAAAAGCTATTAAGAATTTTATAGCAATAGATTCAACTGTCCAAAAAACGAATAACACTTTCCCTGAACTTCGGGAAGTATATCCTTATCTTATAGAATATTATAAGGATAAGAATGATAAAGAAAAACAACTTTATTATATTGATCGATTTCTAAAAATAGATAAAAAACTTGATTCTCAATTCAGATATATATCACGAGAACTTCCCAGACGATATGATGCGCCTAATCTTATAAAAGAAAAAGAGAATATTATCAATGAATTAGAAAACAAAAAAATAATTCTTTATGTTTCGATTTGCACCTTGATATTGATACTTTTATTATTGGGATATTTATATTTCAAATCAAAAAAATCAGAAAAGAAACACCGAAAAATTGCTCAAGATCTGCTTAAATCAGTTTATAAAAATAGTGATATACAAAATTACAAAGGTGAACATCAAGATACATCATCCAATTTAGTACAATTTGAAAATACTGATTATAAAATAATTAGAGTCACCTCTGAAGAGGTAGCTCAAAATATATTGAAAGAGCTGGATATTTTTGAAGCTAAGGAACTTTTTGTTCAAAAAGGAACTACTTTAAGCAGTGTTGCAAAAAAAGTAAAAACGAACTCTAGATATTTATCCGAAATTATTAATATTTACAAAGGAAAAAACTTTGCAACTTATTTAAATGACTTACGTATAGATTATGCAATCACCAGATTAGCTAATGATAGAAAATTCAGGTCATATAAAATCCCTTTTATTGCAGAAGAATTAGGATATAACAATGATCAGGCTTTCGCTTTGGCATTCAAAAAAAGAACAGGAACAACACTTTCTATTTATTTAAAAGAAATTGAAAAGACAAAAGTTTAA
- the gwsS gene encoding grasp-with-spasm system SPASM domain peptide maturase, with product MKTTKYFHLYQDCIIVKGILNSLLIDHYKGKIFNIPTVIVTNQILKNRFIHNTESNCELISALSEDDFGYFTDDIDTIEKQIVWNSPRNINEIIIEHTLKDFYNLDEIYSKIENIDAEFIQIRFLEYSKEKLDKILTLLENSCIRTIEILIPYIDKTNTEEITKELSRNHRIQIVYFYNAPYTKSMQYENLFTVLFYEKNLTSGRHCGIVDEDYFITDIKNISKSILHNSCLKDKLFISQDGSIKNCPSMPQSFGNIKNITLEKAINHTNFKKYWNLTKDNIEVCKDCEFRYICTDCRAYTELTHNNEEGLDISKPLKCGYDPHIGEWTEWSTNSLKQKAIKHYEMDKII from the coding sequence ATGAAGACAACTAAATATTTTCATTTATATCAAGACTGTATAATTGTAAAAGGAATATTGAACAGCTTATTAATAGATCATTATAAAGGTAAAATATTTAATATTCCTACTGTTATTGTAACTAATCAAATTTTAAAAAATAGGTTTATTCATAATACAGAAAGTAACTGCGAATTAATTTCTGCTCTTTCAGAAGATGATTTTGGATATTTTACAGATGATATTGATACTATAGAAAAACAAATAGTTTGGAATAGTCCAAGAAATATTAATGAAATAATTATTGAGCATACTCTAAAGGACTTTTATAATTTGGATGAAATATATAGTAAAATAGAAAATATTGATGCAGAATTTATTCAAATCCGGTTTTTAGAATATTCAAAAGAAAAATTAGATAAAATTTTAACTTTATTAGAAAATTCTTGTATAAGAACTATTGAGATCCTGATTCCTTATATAGACAAAACGAACACTGAAGAAATCACAAAGGAATTAAGTCGAAACCACAGAATACAAATAGTTTATTTTTATAATGCTCCTTATACTAAAAGCATGCAGTATGAAAATTTATTTACAGTATTATTTTATGAGAAAAATCTTACATCTGGACGGCATTGTGGTATAGTAGATGAAGATTATTTCATAACCGATATAAAAAATATCTCTAAATCTATTCTACATAATAGTTGTTTAAAAGACAAATTATTTATCTCTCAGGATGGAAGCATCAAAAATTGTCCTTCTATGCCTCAGAGTTTTGGAAATATCAAAAATATCACTTTAGAAAAAGCTATAAATCATACTAATTTTAAAAAATATTGGAACCTTACCAAAGACAATATTGAAGTTTGCAAAGATTGTGAATTTAGATATATTTGTACCGATTGCAGAGCCTATACAGAACTTACTCATAACAATGAAGAGGGATTAGACATCTCTAAACCTCTAAAATGTGGTTATGATCCTCATATAGGTGAATGGACAGAATGGAGTACAAACTCACTAAAACAAAAAGCAATAAAACATTATGAAATGGACAAAATTATTTAA
- a CDS encoding GLPGLI family protein — protein sequence MKWTKLFKTSIFFFLILISFNLHAQKYRVYYDISYKTDSLANEHKNKKMILDVNNNNNNNNNNNNNITRFYSYELYRSDSTLISNEKLGKLTMNKSMDYEFMTIKKANQISKIHRVFYDIYELQEEQPTFNWNILSETKKINGLTCQKATLDYKGRKWEAWFTLALPYNEGPYIFNGLPGLIISIYDMKKDYIFNMSGLAKDYQEIYADDKGLKSIKINKKQFEKIFIDYYNDPYKEVKAGRIMMNFKNDKGEKITPNWNEVTKYKQDEIKSNNNPIELSEAVKYPKN from the coding sequence ATGAAATGGACAAAATTATTTAAAACCAGCATCTTTTTCTTTCTTATCTTAATTTCATTTAATCTACATGCTCAAAAGTATCGGGTTTATTATGATATAAGTTACAAAACTGACTCATTGGCTAATGAACATAAGAATAAAAAAATGATACTTGATGTAAATAATAATAATAATAATAATAATAATAATAATAATAATATAACACGATTTTATTCATACGAATTGTATCGTAGCGATTCTACACTTATTTCTAATGAAAAACTAGGAAAGCTTACAATGAATAAATCTATGGATTATGAGTTTATGACTATTAAAAAGGCCAACCAGATTTCTAAAATTCATAGAGTATTCTATGATATTTATGAATTACAGGAAGAGCAACCTACTTTTAATTGGAATATATTATCAGAAACAAAAAAAATTAATGGTCTAACTTGCCAAAAAGCTACTTTAGATTACAAAGGAAGAAAATGGGAAGCTTGGTTCACTTTAGCACTGCCATATAATGAAGGACCTTATATCTTCAACGGACTACCTGGACTAATTATATCAATATATGATATGAAAAAAGATTATATTTTTAATATGTCCGGATTAGCAAAAGATTATCAAGAAATTTATGCAGATGATAAAGGATTAAAATCAATAAAAATTAATAAAAAACAATTTGAAAAAATTTTTATTGACTATTATAATGATCCTTATAAAGAAGTAAAAGCAGGAAGAATAATGATGAATTTTAAAAATGATAAAGGAGAAAAAATTACTCCAAATTGGAATGAAGTAACAAAGTACAAACAAGACGAAATCAAAAGTAACAATAATCCCATCGAATTATCTGAAGCCGTAAAATATCCTAAAAATTAA
- a CDS encoding thioredoxin domain-containing protein, with the protein MTFDKLINYLKLDKQEFVFQFNSHPNYPSALAFSDTLNFMGVRNDAYELDKEYWDELPEEFIAIVENSFSLVKKAGEQYSVYSDKAKTLNKEELHKSSTDFVLLFEKDEKAESKSVTNFKPFVYAILGIILAYSLLNHAWYNVIFNMLSIIGVYISLEIFNQKFGNISAVIGSICGAGASATQNVNSCNKIINQDKTSILGLKFSDFSLIYFIGISVLGLFLPSSAFVIKGFTLASLVAIGYSVYVQAFVEKTFCRVCLIIISILVAQIAISFFLFDNLIFDSKVLLLSIILWLSSFSLILFLNNVLEQKETLQKSNAKNLRFKRNYDLFKRELTDNEKIQFSDNETFSLGNKDAKLHISIVSNPYCGFCKDAHKITEQLLEKYPNDISAQIRFNYTPERANEKFTNLISDFTHIYNNKPEKEFLKTVDTWFETKNEDKIREIAGTSSNQENLDLLIQMSTDNSHAGLNFTPVFIINGHQFPEKYDREDIWYFITDLIEDEDF; encoded by the coding sequence ATGACCTTTGATAAACTCATCAACTATCTTAAACTTGACAAGCAGGAATTCGTTTTCCAGTTCAATTCTCATCCGAATTACCCGTCAGCACTGGCTTTTAGTGATACGCTGAATTTTATGGGAGTACGAAATGACGCTTATGAATTAGACAAAGAATATTGGGACGAACTGCCTGAAGAGTTTATTGCCATTGTTGAAAATTCCTTTTCTCTGGTGAAAAAAGCAGGAGAACAATACTCCGTTTATTCAGATAAAGCGAAAACTTTAAATAAAGAAGAACTTCATAAAAGCTCAACCGACTTTGTGCTTCTTTTTGAAAAAGATGAAAAAGCGGAAAGTAAGTCTGTCACCAATTTTAAACCTTTTGTTTATGCAATTTTAGGAATTATATTGGCTTATTCTTTACTAAATCATGCTTGGTATAACGTTATATTCAATATGTTATCTATCATTGGGGTCTATATTTCTCTTGAAATTTTCAATCAAAAATTTGGAAATATTTCAGCGGTGATTGGAAGTATCTGTGGTGCTGGTGCTTCAGCCACTCAAAATGTAAATTCTTGTAATAAGATTATTAATCAAGATAAAACGAGTATTCTTGGGCTTAAATTTTCAGACTTCTCCCTTATCTATTTTATTGGAATTTCGGTTTTAGGTCTGTTTTTACCGAGTTCGGCATTTGTAATTAAAGGATTTACGTTGGCATCTTTGGTAGCAATTGGTTATTCAGTTTACGTACAGGCTTTTGTTGAAAAAACTTTCTGCCGAGTTTGTCTTATTATCATTTCAATTCTGGTTGCTCAGATAGCCATCAGTTTTTTCCTTTTTGATAATCTCATTTTTGATTCCAAAGTACTTTTGTTAAGTATAATTTTGTGGTTATCTTCTTTTTCGCTTATTTTATTTTTAAACAATGTCCTTGAACAAAAAGAAACATTACAAAAATCTAATGCGAAGAATTTAAGGTTCAAAAGAAATTATGATCTCTTCAAAAGAGAACTTACTGATAATGAAAAAATTCAATTTTCTGATAATGAAACTTTTTCTTTAGGAAATAAAGATGCCAAACTTCACATTTCAATTGTATCAAATCCGTACTGTGGATTTTGTAAAGATGCTCACAAAATAACAGAGCAGTTGTTAGAAAAATATCCTAATGATATTTCGGCTCAGATAAGATTTAATTATACTCCAGAAAGAGCGAATGAAAAATTCACTAACCTGATCTCAGATTTCACTCATATTTACAACAACAAACCGGAAAAAGAATTCCTAAAAACCGTAGATACTTGGTTTGAAACCAAAAATGAGGACAAAATCAGAGAAATAGCAGGAACAAGTTCAAATCAGGAAAATCTTGATCTTCTGATCCAGATGTCAACTGATAATAGTCATGCCGGATTAAACTTTACACCCGTATTTATTATCAACGGACATCAGTTCCCGGAAAAATATGATCGTGAAGATATTTGGTATTTTATTACTGATTTAATAGAAGACGAGGACTTTTAA
- a CDS encoding bacteriocin-like protein — protein MKNLRKLSKKDMKSIQGSIPMCLAGYYWCAITRKCTPVGTSCGILID, from the coding sequence ATGAAAAATTTAAGAAAACTTTCGAAAAAAGACATGAAATCTATCCAGGGATCAATCCCAATGTGCCTTGCTGGATATTACTGGTGCGCCATAACAAGAAAATGTACTCCTGTTGGAACATCATGCGGAATCTTAATTGATTAA
- a CDS encoding bacteriocin-like protein, producing the protein MKNLTKISRENLKSIKGGFRMCPVDGDCGPGWCCANGACRTIAGASPSTYLCTYYPID; encoded by the coding sequence ATGAAAAATCTTACAAAAATCTCAAGAGAAAATTTAAAATCGATTAAAGGAGGTTTTAGAATGTGTCCAGTAGATGGAGATTGCGGACCAGGTTGGTGTTGCGCAAACGGTGCATGCCGTACGATTGCGGGAGCGAGTCCTTCTACTTATCTGTGTACTTACTATCCGATAGACTAG
- a CDS encoding bacteriocin-like protein, with the protein MKNLKKLSRENLKTVKGGITEECARGQAASTACFTTLAACEATFSDPDFNFCIRYCNKYCY; encoded by the coding sequence ATGAAAAACCTAAAAAAACTATCCAGAGAAAACCTTAAAACGGTAAAAGGAGGAATCACGGAAGAATGTGCCAGAGGACAGGCAGCATCGACTGCGTGCTTTACGACATTAGCAGCTTGCGAAGCTACTTTTTCAGACCCAGATTTTAATTTCTGTATCCGTTATTGCAATAAATATTGCTACTAA
- a CDS encoding peptidase domain-containing ABC transporter: MKTFPFYRQPDSKDCGPTCLRIVSKHYGKSISLQQIRNLSETTREGSSLLGLSDAAEDLGFRSLGVQIDFETLAEEVPFPCIVHWNKNHFVVVYKIDKNNKVYISDPSYGLITYSRDEFIKLWIGENANEKTEEGIVLILETTPAFFQTEFDDKESKASFTFLSKYLLKYKSLVAQLAVGLLAGSLLSLIFPFLTQSIVDVGIQNQDLNFIYVVLLAQVMLFLGRMGIEMIRSWILLHLSARINISIISDFFIKLMKLPISFFDTRMTGDIMQRINDHHRIEQLLTSSSLNTLFSLVNLVIFSIVLLFYDYRLFVVYLVGAVLYIGWITFFLNKRKELDYKRFSQVSQEQSKVIELINGMQEIKMHNAEKQKRWDWEFLQVKLFKIRIKSLSLEQWQSVGGNFINQMKDILVSFLSAKLVLEGNLTLGMMLSVQYIIGQLNSPLLQLIDFIKQFQDAKISLERLGEIHDKDDEENKEEQYVAEIPQKDIEIKDMSFRYIGSDAFVFEGLNLTIPYQKTTAIVGASGSGKTTLLKLLMKFYEPTEGDIKIGNTKLKNVSPRFWRDQCGVVMQEGYVFNDTIANNIGVGEDYIDKQKLRKAVEIANIKDFIEGLPLSYNTKIGNEGLGVSGGQKQRLFIARAVYKSPEYIFFDEATSALDANNEKIIMENLEQFFKGKTAIVIAHRLSTVKHADKIIVLDKGNVVEEGSHTELVALRGEYYRLVKNQLELGN; the protein is encoded by the coding sequence TTGAAAACTTTTCCTTTCTACCGTCAACCCGATTCCAAGGATTGCGGTCCCACATGTCTTCGTATCGTAAGCAAACATTATGGAAAAAGCATTTCCTTACAGCAAATCCGTAACCTCTCTGAGACTACAAGAGAAGGTAGTAGCTTATTAGGTCTAAGCGATGCAGCTGAAGACTTAGGTTTTCGCTCATTAGGCGTTCAAATTGATTTTGAAACCCTGGCAGAAGAAGTTCCCTTTCCATGCATTGTTCACTGGAACAAGAACCATTTTGTTGTCGTTTATAAAATTGATAAAAATAACAAAGTATATATTTCAGATCCAAGTTATGGACTGATTACCTATTCCCGAGATGAATTCATCAAACTATGGATCGGCGAAAATGCCAATGAAAAAACAGAAGAAGGTATCGTTCTTATTTTAGAAACCACTCCTGCATTTTTTCAAACTGAATTTGACGATAAAGAAAGTAAGGCTAGTTTTACATTCCTATCAAAATATTTATTAAAATATAAATCGTTGGTCGCTCAATTGGCGGTCGGACTTTTAGCCGGAAGTTTATTATCATTAATTTTTCCTTTTCTTACCCAAAGTATCGTCGATGTCGGAATCCAGAATCAGGATTTAAATTTCATCTACGTTGTGTTATTAGCCCAAGTCATGCTTTTCCTTGGCAGGATGGGTATTGAAATGATAAGAAGCTGGATTCTACTCCACCTTTCTGCGAGAATTAATATTTCTATTATTTCGGATTTCTTTATCAAATTAATGAAGCTTCCCATAAGCTTCTTTGATACCAGAATGACCGGAGATATTATGCAGCGTATCAACGATCACCACAGAATAGAACAACTTTTGACAAGTTCATCTCTGAACACTTTATTTTCACTGGTGAATCTTGTTATTTTCAGTATTGTTCTCTTGTTTTATGATTACAGACTGTTTGTCGTTTATCTGGTGGGTGCAGTATTGTATATCGGATGGATCACTTTTTTCCTTAATAAAAGAAAAGAACTTGATTATAAAAGATTCTCACAGGTTTCACAAGAACAAAGTAAAGTGATCGAGCTTATCAACGGAATGCAGGAAATCAAAATGCATAATGCCGAAAAGCAAAAACGCTGGGATTGGGAATTTTTACAGGTTAAATTATTTAAAATAAGAATTAAATCTTTATCATTAGAACAATGGCAGTCCGTCGGAGGAAATTTCATTAATCAAATGAAAGATATTCTGGTAAGTTTTCTTTCTGCTAAATTGGTTTTAGAAGGAAATCTTACGTTGGGAATGATGCTTTCCGTTCAGTATATTATTGGACAGCTAAACAGTCCACTTTTACAGTTGATTGATTTCATTAAACAATTTCAGGATGCCAAAATTTCCCTTGAGAGATTAGGCGAAATCCATGATAAAGATGATGAGGAAAATAAAGAAGAACAATACGTTGCTGAAATCCCGCAAAAAGATATAGAAATTAAAGATATGTCGTTCAGATATATTGGTTCTGATGCTTTTGTTTTTGAAGGGTTAAACTTAACTATTCCATATCAAAAAACAACAGCGATTGTTGGAGCCAGCGGAAGCGGAAAAACTACGCTTTTAAAATTATTAATGAAATTTTATGAACCTACTGAAGGTGATATTAAAATCGGAAATACAAAACTGAAGAATGTTTCTCCAAGATTTTGGAGAGATCAATGCGGTGTGGTAATGCAGGAAGGCTATGTTTTCAATGATACTATCGCCAATAATATTGGTGTGGGTGAAGATTATATTGATAAACAAAAGCTAAGAAAAGCCGTAGAAATTGCTAACATTAAAGACTTTATCGAAGGTTTACCATTAAGCTACAACACCAAGATCGGAAATGAAGGTTTAGGCGTAAGTGGAGGCCAGAAACAAAGACTTTTCATCGCAAGAGCCGTTTATAAATCTCCGGAATATATTTTCTTTGATGAAGCAACATCCGCTTTAGATGCCAACAATGAAAAAATCATTATGGAAAATCTGGAGCAATTCTTTAAGGGAAAAACGGCCATTGTTATTGCTCACAGACTTTCTACTGTAAAACATGCTGATAAAATCATTGTTTTAGATAAAGGAAATGTTGTGGAAGAAGGAAGTCATACAGAATTAGTGGCACTAAGAGGCGAATATTACAGACTTGTAAAAAATCAATTAGAACTTGGAAACTAA
- a CDS encoding HlyD family secretion protein — METNKDILDNIELRSESVQDILTQPPHWMIRWGNTIIFIILLLILGMSYIIKYPEFIPAPIVVTSQNPPEKLEARISSKIEKIFIKDHQEVKKNQVLMVMQSAANYNDILELKKLVDSISPNQLGSFPVHQSSHFKLGELQGDYNNFAKAFQDEELFTRLQPYAPESLAANQSLSEYRMRILTMKQQKSLEQAKYEITKKSYQRSQELFNQGVIAAMELENEKIKYLQAQQNLENINISLSQMEESISNLNRTKSGTVINTEKDKITYSSQTLQLFEQLRKSLKQWEQNYLVISSTDGVASFQQFFGENQFVKTGDAILSILPKNKDKLVGRMSVPAINSGKITPGEKVLIKLDNYRFQEYGIVEGRVQNISLSSDDKGNYYVDVILPKGLKTSYNKTLVFDKELRGSAEIVTQDLRLIERFFYQIRKLLGYQS, encoded by the coding sequence TTGGAAACTAACAAAGATATTTTAGATAACATAGAATTACGTTCTGAAAGTGTTCAGGACATTCTTACACAACCGCCCCACTGGATGATCCGTTGGGGAAATACCATTATTTTTATTATACTTCTGCTTATTTTAGGAATGAGCTATATAATTAAATATCCGGAATTTATCCCTGCACCTATTGTTGTTACCTCACAAAATCCTCCTGAAAAATTAGAAGCAAGAATCAGTTCTAAAATTGAAAAAATATTCATTAAAGACCATCAGGAAGTTAAAAAAAATCAGGTCTTAATGGTAATGCAGTCTGCTGCTAATTATAACGATATTTTAGAGCTTAAAAAGCTGGTAGATTCTATTTCTCCTAATCAGCTAGGTTCATTTCCGGTTCATCAGAGTTCACATTTTAAATTGGGCGAATTACAGGGTGATTATAATAATTTTGCCAAAGCTTTTCAGGATGAAGAACTTTTTACAAGACTACAACCTTATGCTCCGGAAAGTTTAGCTGCCAATCAAAGCCTTTCTGAATATAGAATGAGAATCTTAACGATGAAGCAACAAAAAAGCCTTGAGCAGGCAAAGTATGAGATTACAAAGAAAAGCTATCAACGTTCACAGGAGTTATTCAATCAAGGAGTCATTGCTGCAATGGAACTTGAGAATGAAAAAATCAAATACCTACAAGCTCAACAAAATTTAGAAAACATCAATATTTCATTATCGCAAATGGAAGAAAGTATTTCTAATCTTAATAGAACAAAAAGTGGAACTGTTATTAATACCGAAAAAGATAAAATCACATACTCTTCACAAACATTGCAGTTATTTGAGCAATTAAGAAAATCGTTGAAGCAATGGGAACAGAACTATCTGGTCATTTCATCAACAGATGGTGTCGCCAGTTTTCAGCAGTTTTTTGGCGAAAATCAGTTCGTAAAAACCGGAGATGCTATTTTATCCATTCTTCCTAAAAACAAGGATAAATTAGTAGGCAGAATGTCTGTACCGGCGATAAACTCTGGGAAGATAACTCCAGGAGAAAAAGTTTTAATTAAACTTGACAATTACCGCTTCCAGGAATATGGAATTGTAGAAGGTAGAGTTCAAAATATTTCTCTTTCTTCAGATGATAAAGGAAATTATTACGTAGACGTTATTCTTCCGAAAGGATTAAAGACAAGTTATAATAAAACATTAGTTTTTGATAAAGAGCTTAGAGGAAGTGCCGAAATTGTAACTCAGGATTTAAGACTTATCGAGAGGTTCTTCTACCAAATTAGAAAATTATTGGGATATCAAAGTTGA
- a CDS encoding peroxiredoxin family protein codes for MKKIYILSAVLSAFSLHAQFTVTVQTPADFKEQDAILYTLNGSKDIIASKEQVKNNTWTFKYPKNYSGMMKIYFPNTNNSISFISENKNVSIKLETQDNKVKNIVYQDESNDLMSKLQEGSQKKELILPALAQIKEYYKDNTDFGKALKTEISRLSGGINSVDQAQHPFIYYYNTNYSKFLSADSAKKVTQDDIVNFLDKSNDLLETSSLLRPILVAYLNTGGNTNVGASVDKLLDTLKVETPRGQTVLSELIDIFDVYDMNEFKDKYLGLAKNLKCTINDRLASTIKSNTNVEMGATFPNNKFQSPLNTTAKSLYDVKADKKVIVFWSSTCSHCESELPKLLEKYNDLKAKNIQVVGLSLDTDKDSYSKKISVFPWINDSELKGWNSSYVDTYNVHATPTYFILDANNKIISKPEHVGDVLEYFKIK; via the coding sequence ATGAAAAAGATTTACATACTATCAGCAGTATTATCTGCATTTTCTTTACATGCTCAATTCACTGTTACAGTACAGACGCCTGCAGATTTTAAAGAACAAGACGCTATTCTATATACTTTAAACGGCTCGAAAGATATTATTGCATCCAAAGAGCAGGTTAAAAACAATACTTGGACTTTTAAATATCCTAAAAATTATTCGGGTATGATGAAAATCTACTTTCCGAATACTAATAATTCGATTAGTTTTATTTCAGAAAATAAAAATGTAAGCATAAAGTTAGAAACTCAGGATAATAAAGTTAAGAATATTGTTTATCAGGATGAGTCTAATGATTTAATGAGTAAGTTACAGGAAGGATCTCAGAAAAAAGAATTGATTTTACCAGCTTTAGCTCAAATTAAAGAATATTATAAAGATAATACTGATTTCGGGAAAGCTTTAAAAACTGAGATAAGCAGACTTTCTGGAGGTATTAATTCTGTTGATCAAGCTCAACATCCTTTCATCTATTATTATAATACTAATTACAGCAAATTCTTATCGGCTGATAGCGCTAAAAAAGTTACTCAGGACGATATCGTTAACTTCCTAGATAAATCTAATGATCTTCTTGAAACATCATCATTATTAAGACCTATACTTGTTGCTTATCTGAATACCGGAGGGAACACGAATGTTGGTGCTTCTGTTGACAAGCTTTTAGATACTTTAAAGGTAGAAACTCCGCGTGGGCAGACTGTTTTATCTGAATTAATCGACATCTTTGATGTATATGATATGAATGAATTCAAAGATAAATATCTTGGTCTTGCTAAAAATCTTAAATGTACAATCAATGATAGGTTAGCTTCAACGATTAAATCGAATACAAATGTTGAGATGGGAGCGACTTTTCCTAACAATAAATTCCAGTCTCCTTTAAATACAACTGCAAAGTCATTATATGATGTAAAAGCAGATAAAAAAGTGATTGTTTTCTGGTCGTCTACTTGTTCACACTGTGAAAGCGAACTTCCAAAACTATTGGAAAAATACAATGATTTGAAAGCTAAAAATATTCAGGTTGTAGGACTTTCTCTGGATACGGATAAAGACTCATACAGCAAAAAAATAAGTGTATTCCCATGGATCAATGATTCCGAATTAAAGGGATGGAACAGTAGTTATGTAGATACTTACAATGTTCATGCAACTCCGACTTATTTTATTTTAGATGCTAACAATAAGATAATCAGCAAACCCGAACATGTAGGTGATGTTTTGGAATATTTTAAGATAAAATAA